In Deinococcus puniceus, one genomic interval encodes:
- the rpsR gene encoding 30S ribosomal protein S18: MTQNSADRKPRGKGPKRPRKPKVDPFSIGELEITDYKDVKMLRRFVSDTGKILPRRRTGLSAKHQRRIAQTIKIARQLALLPYTEKLVRK, encoded by the coding sequence ATGACGCAGAACAGTGCTGACCGCAAACCACGCGGTAAGGGGCCAAAGCGCCCCCGCAAGCCCAAGGTAGACCCGTTCTCCATTGGCGAACTGGAAATCACCGACTACAAAGACGTGAAGATGTTGCGCCGTTTCGTGAGTGACACGGGCAAAATTCTTCCTCGCCGCCGCACCGGCCTCTCGGCCAAGCACCAGCGCCGCATCGCGCAGACGATTAAAATCGCCCGCCAACTTGCGCTGTTGCCCTACACCGAGAAACTGGTTCGGAAGTAA
- the rplI gene encoding 50S ribosomal protein L9: MQVILLEPGRLGKTGDVVEVKAGYARNWLIPQGMATPATTTNMKSLEARLRSRQKIQAQEKAVAEDLASRLNGVAVEISVRAGEGKVYGAVTHGNVADALDRLGFDVDRRKIEMPKTVKEIGEYDIAYRAHPEVTIPMKLVVHAQK; encoded by the coding sequence ATGCAAGTTATTCTTCTCGAACCCGGTCGCCTCGGCAAAACGGGCGACGTTGTGGAAGTCAAGGCCGGGTACGCCCGCAACTGGCTGATTCCTCAGGGAATGGCCACGCCCGCCACCACCACCAACATGAAGAGCCTCGAAGCCCGCCTTCGCTCGCGCCAGAAGATTCAGGCGCAGGAGAAGGCCGTGGCCGAAGACCTCGCCAGCCGCCTCAACGGTGTAGCCGTGGAAATCAGCGTTCGCGCTGGCGAAGGCAAAGTCTACGGAGCCGTCACGCACGGCAACGTCGCTGACGCCCTGGATCGCCTCGGCTTCGACGTGGATCGCCGCAAAATCGAAATGCCCAAGACCGTCAAGGAAATCGGCGAATACGATATTGCCTACCGCGCTCACCCGGAAGTCACCATTCCGATGAAGCTCGTGGTACACGCTCAGAAGTAA
- a CDS encoding dienelactone hydrolase family protein: protein MLKHALPALALISLALTQPGAAQTTTPTATPTTVAVSEGQNLDVLSGGKAYKSYLAAPAATTPATRRPAVILLHSFRGLEQGYRDLVDEMAAAGYVTLALGWQTFEPEPSDATVKTLVEDGLKALALRPDVNINAVGLTGFCAGGRYTMLLLPQMKAFKSGVAWYGFPDQGGTALKPQTPTALIGDLTAPMLIIHGTRDQPSPIAGIYSYAQKLDAANKPFKLSVYQGEPHGFLLAEGKIANTQASRDARRDMLNYFGETLK from the coding sequence ATGCTCAAGCACGCGCTGCCTGCATTGGCCCTGATCTCGCTCGCCCTCACGCAGCCGGGGGCGGCCCAAACGACGACGCCCACTGCCACCCCGACCACCGTTGCCGTTTCGGAAGGGCAGAATCTAGACGTGCTGAGCGGCGGCAAAGCCTACAAAAGCTATCTGGCCGCTCCTGCCGCTACCACGCCAGCTACCCGGCGGCCCGCCGTGATTTTGCTGCATTCCTTCCGGGGCTTGGAGCAGGGCTACCGCGATTTGGTAGACGAGATGGCCGCCGCCGGATACGTGACGCTGGCGCTGGGCTGGCAGACCTTCGAGCCGGAACCCAGCGACGCCACCGTAAAAACGTTGGTGGAAGACGGCCTGAAGGCATTGGCGCTGCGCCCAGACGTGAATATCAATGCGGTAGGCCTGACCGGATTCTGCGCGGGCGGACGCTACACCATGCTGCTGCTGCCGCAGATGAAGGCCTTCAAATCGGGAGTGGCGTGGTACGGCTTCCCCGATCAGGGCGGCACGGCGCTGAAGCCGCAAACGCCCACCGCCCTCATTGGCGACCTAACTGCGCCAATGCTCATCATTCACGGCACCAGAGACCAGCCCAGCCCGATTGCGGGTATTTACAGCTACGCCCAGAAGCTGGACGCGGCCAACAAGCCTTTCAAGCTGAGCGTGTATCAGGGCGAACCGCATGGATTCCTGCTGGCCGAGGGCAAGATTGCCAACACGCAGGCCAGCCGTGACGCCCGGCGCGACATGCTGAATTACTTTGGTGAAACGCTGAAATAG
- a CDS encoding serine/threonine-protein kinase: MTEPTPISIPGYTLLQALGRGNTSLVRLGVGADGREVALKIPLAETLAVHEAAERFGNEVRLTLQFRHPHLVPGYAGTPFGPLSFLAIRYYPEGALNEHLARQPGRMLPLQDSMRLLADIASALTYLHHLGAVHQDVKTQNVYVSEGRASLGDLGNTYFTSQGGKVSGSPFYMAPEIYHGEGSSGASDVYSLGIMMYELLCGQRPFTGNTYEELMVAHMTRFPQPLIHLNPQVARNVSRLAELALAKRPHDRPTADAIRRALLTAMGETPQDERFHELEDAPPVLEAGQRAGRHGMATPRVPLQPTPSVPAPAKASEAPAKGWNPFKRAKK, translated from the coding sequence ATGACTGAACCCACACCTATCTCTATTCCCGGTTACACCCTGCTGCAAGCGTTGGGGCGCGGCAACACGTCGCTTGTACGCTTGGGCGTGGGGGCCGACGGACGCGAGGTGGCCCTCAAGATTCCGCTGGCCGAAACCTTAGCCGTGCATGAGGCCGCCGAACGCTTTGGCAATGAGGTGCGTCTGACGCTGCAATTCCGGCATCCTCATCTGGTGCCGGGATACGCGGGGACTCCGTTTGGGCCGCTGTCGTTTCTGGCTATCCGCTATTACCCGGAAGGCGCACTGAACGAGCATTTGGCACGCCAGCCGGGAAGAATGTTGCCGCTTCAGGACAGCATGCGCCTGTTGGCCGACATCGCCTCGGCCCTGACCTACCTGCACCATCTGGGCGCGGTGCATCAGGACGTGAAGACCCAGAACGTGTACGTCAGTGAAGGCCGGGCGTCGCTGGGCGATCTGGGGAACACCTATTTCACGTCTCAGGGCGGCAAAGTCAGCGGCAGTCCGTTCTATATGGCTCCGGAGATCTATCACGGTGAGGGCAGCAGCGGGGCCAGCGACGTGTACAGCCTCGGCATCATGATGTACGAACTACTGTGCGGCCAGCGCCCTTTTACGGGCAATACCTACGAAGAACTGATGGTGGCGCACATGACCCGCTTTCCGCAGCCCTTGATTCATCTGAATCCACAGGTGGCCCGCAACGTGTCGCGGTTGGCAGAATTGGCCCTCGCCAAGCGCCCACATGACCGCCCCACCGCCGACGCCATTCGCCGCGCCCTGCTGACGGCGATGGGCGAGACCCCACAAGACGAACGTTTTCATGAACTGGAAGATGCGCCGCCCGTGTTGGAAGCAGGCCAACGCGCCGGAAGGCACGGCATGGCGACGCCGCGTGTGCCGCTGCAACCCACGCCCTCGGTGCCTGCTCCGGCCAAAGCGTCCGAAGCCCCCGCCAAAGGCTGGAATCCGTTTAAGCGGGCGAAAAAATAG
- the rpsF gene encoding 30S ribosomal protein S6 — protein MNTYDLNLILNPNLSAEQVAIEKEYIETTLKGAGAEIASLDDVGNRRLAYAINKDREGYYLMYSIKANGNPEKDIAASLRLRDHVRRILVVKDRPEWKTKKA, from the coding sequence ATGAATACTTACGATCTGAACCTGATCCTGAACCCCAACCTGAGCGCCGAGCAAGTGGCAATCGAGAAGGAGTACATCGAAACCACCCTGAAAGGGGCCGGGGCCGAAATCGCCAGCCTCGACGATGTGGGCAACCGCCGCTTGGCCTACGCCATCAACAAAGACCGCGAAGGCTACTACTTGATGTACTCCATCAAGGCCAACGGCAACCCTGAAAAGGACATCGCCGCCAGCCTGCGCCTGCGCGATCACGTCCGCCGTATCTTGGTGGTCAAAGACCGCCCGGAGTGGAAGACGAAGAAAGCCTGA
- a CDS encoding GNAT family N-acetyltransferase, whose protein sequence is MAIRAFRPADAEAWAAIQNAGLGQPMTAEALLADEARRNPAHFSRRWVFEGTGEVLGVAHLYFFPFDPPGFLHVTLQVQPSARGKGVGSALWATVLEEAQQQGAALAASVDDTDAESLRWATRRGFVQHAHRFASELDLTVFDAAVHAPALANALAQGVTFTDLAGADAATVDRYLNFFADRLTETPDLAGHPRWPLAQVREMLRLDGTPDFPARPDWLILAIAPDGEWLGTSAMIGFASRPFLYNELTAVIPAARGRGLALPLKLQAIARAREEGYALMRTNNLSTNAPMLRVNRQLGFAPQPGRFELHLGELN, encoded by the coding sequence ATGGCAATCCGCGCCTTTAGGCCAGCCGACGCCGAAGCTTGGGCCGCCATTCAGAACGCGGGTCTAGGTCAGCCAATGACTGCCGAAGCGCTGCTGGCCGATGAAGCCCGCCGCAACCCAGCCCACTTCAGTCGCCGCTGGGTTTTTGAAGGGACTGGAGAGGTTCTGGGTGTGGCCCACCTGTATTTCTTCCCTTTCGATCCGCCCGGCTTCCTGCATGTGACCTTGCAGGTTCAGCCGTCAGCGCGGGGCAAAGGTGTGGGGAGTGCGTTGTGGGCGACTGTGCTGGAAGAAGCCCAGCAGCAAGGGGCAGCTTTGGCCGCCAGCGTGGACGACACCGATGCCGAAAGCCTGCGCTGGGCCACGCGGCGCGGATTTGTTCAGCACGCTCACCGTTTCGCCTCCGAACTGGATTTGACGGTTTTCGATGCCGCAGTCCACGCGCCTGCACTGGCAAATGCTCTAGCGCAGGGCGTCACGTTCACCGATCTGGCGGGGGCCGATGCGGCTACCGTTGACCGCTACTTGAATTTTTTTGCAGACCGACTGACCGAAACGCCCGATCTGGCGGGGCATCCCCGCTGGCCGCTGGCCCAAGTGCGAGAGATGCTGCGGCTGGACGGGACGCCCGATTTTCCCGCCCGCCCCGACTGGCTGATTTTGGCAATAGCCCCAGACGGCGAATGGCTAGGCACCAGCGCCATGATCGGTTTTGCCTCCCGGCCTTTCTTGTACAACGAACTCACCGCCGTTATTCCGGCTGCACGTGGGCGCGGCTTAGCCCTGCCACTCAAACTTCAGGCCATTGCCCGCGCACGGGAAGAAGGCTACGCGCTGATGAGAACCAACAACCTGTCTACCAACGCACCGATGCTGCGCGTGAACCGTCAACTGGGATTCGCGCCGCAGCCGGGGCGCTTCGAGCTACATCTGGGCGAGTTGAACTGA
- a CDS encoding DinB family protein yields MTDLVPDVEQPTSASTNAAQIDAQTDSDDGGTWVDGILDILKEAVEGGTPGQGTAFLDGTKADGSGNHGLLATLDSLTAAQASQDVHGSSIAGHTLHTAYHLEVIVRWERDGDRGPFDWQGSFGTGQVTDDDWDEARVRLRTAYDALCAFARTQAAQPVTGDAVGGLAGGMAHVVYHLGSIRQMVKALG; encoded by the coding sequence ATGACTGATCTTGTGCCAGACGTAGAACAACCGACTTCGGCCAGCACGAATGCCGCCCAAATTGATGCCCAAACAGATTCAGATGACGGTGGCACGTGGGTGGACGGTATCCTAGACATTCTGAAAGAAGCTGTGGAAGGCGGCACTCCCGGTCAGGGCACGGCTTTCTTAGACGGCACCAAAGCCGATGGCAGCGGCAATCACGGCCTCCTCGCCACGTTGGACTCCCTCACGGCAGCGCAGGCAAGTCAGGATGTCCACGGGTCTAGCATTGCTGGACACACCTTGCATACGGCCTACCATCTGGAAGTCATCGTGCGTTGGGAACGCGACGGAGACCGGGGGCCGTTCGATTGGCAGGGCAGCTTTGGCACCGGCCAAGTCACCGACGACGACTGGGATGAAGCCCGCGTGCGCCTACGAACGGCCTATGACGCCCTGTGCGCTTTTGCCCGCACGCAGGCCGCGCAACCCGTTACCGGAGACGCGGTGGGCGGCCTCGCTGGGGGCATGGCCCATGTCGTGTACCACCTCGGCAGCATCCGGCAGATGGTGAAGGCGCTGGGATAG
- the rny gene encoding ribonuclease Y has translation MTMLYVILALLGGLVGGFFAGQSRGLKERAEIDDRLLREARAEAERIRGQAETEARQVREQADQSRQDASKRIQEAGEREAAQAAQEAARREQLTGLRAGLDAERAQIKQDSAREREALAADRQENRREREELKREIERLNRRAEQLDARGDKLDSLEERLEGQLRILAGQEADLAERGRQVDLKLYEVAGLTHEVARDLILSRLDAELEEEKALRIKTMLERATGDAKRTARQVIAQAIQRSASETSAALSVSVVPIPNDAMKGRLIGREGRNIRAFEALTGVDLIIDDTPEAVILSSFNPVRREVAKHVLDALVADGRIHPTRIEEMVHKAQDEMKTFIHTQGEEAAIEAGVVGLKPGLVQLLGRMYFRTSYGQNVLKHSVQVAHLTGIMADELGLDAGLARRAGLMHDVGKSIDREIDGTHVEIGINLAKRFGEPFDVIDAIAHHHDPENGETLYSVLVAAADAISAARPGARREELESYVRRLEQLEQIAVSFPGVQQAYAIQAGREVRVIVQPDKVTDAQATLLAREIAGRVEQDMEYPGQVQVTVVRESRAVEVAR, from the coding sequence ATGACCATGCTGTACGTCATTTTGGCGCTCCTGGGGGGATTGGTCGGCGGGTTTTTCGCGGGGCAGTCACGCGGCCTGAAAGAACGGGCCGAGATTGATGACCGGCTGTTGCGGGAAGCACGTGCAGAAGCGGAGCGCATTCGGGGGCAGGCAGAAACGGAAGCCCGGCAGGTGCGCGAGCAAGCAGACCAGTCCAGACAGGACGCCAGCAAACGAATTCAGGAAGCGGGTGAACGTGAGGCCGCACAAGCCGCGCAGGAAGCCGCCAGAAGAGAACAACTCACGGGCCTCAGGGCCGGGCTGGACGCCGAACGTGCCCAGATCAAGCAGGATTCGGCGCGGGAACGCGAGGCCCTGGCCGCAGACCGACAGGAAAACCGCCGCGAACGCGAGGAGCTGAAGCGCGAAATCGAGCGCCTGAACCGCCGGGCCGAGCAACTGGACGCCAGAGGCGACAAGCTGGACTCGCTGGAAGAACGGCTGGAAGGCCAGTTGCGGATCTTGGCAGGTCAGGAAGCCGACCTTGCCGAGCGGGGCCGTCAGGTGGATTTGAAGCTGTATGAGGTGGCGGGCCTGACGCATGAGGTGGCCCGCGACTTGATTCTGAGCCGCCTGGACGCCGAGCTGGAAGAAGAAAAAGCCCTGCGGATCAAGACGATGCTGGAGCGGGCCACCGGGGACGCCAAACGCACAGCGCGGCAAGTGATCGCGCAGGCCATTCAGCGCAGCGCCAGCGAAACGAGCGCGGCCCTGAGCGTCAGCGTGGTGCCGATTCCCAACGACGCCATGAAAGGCCGTCTGATCGGGCGCGAGGGCCGCAACATCCGGGCATTCGAGGCCCTGACGGGTGTGGATCTGATTATCGACGACACGCCCGAAGCCGTGATCCTCAGTTCCTTCAATCCGGTGCGCCGCGAGGTGGCCAAGCACGTGCTAGACGCATTGGTGGCCGATGGCCGTATTCACCCCACCCGAATAGAAGAAATGGTGCATAAGGCGCAGGATGAGATGAAAACATTCATCCATACGCAGGGGGAAGAGGCGGCCATCGAGGCGGGCGTGGTGGGCCTGAAGCCGGGGCTGGTGCAACTGCTGGGCCGGATGTATTTCCGTACCAGTTACGGCCAGAACGTGCTGAAACACTCGGTGCAGGTGGCGCACCTGACGGGCATCATGGCCGACGAACTGGGGCTGGACGCTGGGCTGGCCCGCCGCGCCGGCCTGATGCACGACGTGGGCAAGAGCATTGACCGCGAAATAGACGGCACACACGTGGAAATCGGTATCAACCTTGCCAAACGCTTTGGCGAACCCTTTGACGTGATTGACGCCATTGCCCACCACCACGACCCGGAAAACGGCGAAACGCTGTACTCGGTGCTGGTGGCCGCCGCCGACGCCATCAGCGCGGCCCGGCCCGGTGCGAGGCGCGAGGAGTTGGAATCGTATGTGCGCCGTCTGGAGCAACTGGAACAGATCGCGGTGTCGTTCCCCGGTGTGCAGCAGGCCTACGCCATTCAGGCGGGCCGGGAAGTGCGCGTGATCGTTCAGCCCGACAAAGTGACCGACGCGCAGGCGACCCTGCTGGCCCGCGAGATTGCCGGACGGGTGGAGCAGGACATGGAATACCCCGGACAGGTGCAAGTGACGGTGGTACGCGAAAGCCGAGCGGTGGAAGTGGCCCGCTGA
- a CDS encoding single-stranded DNA-binding protein: MARGMNHVYLIGALARDPELRYTPTGVAVFEATVAGEDQVVGADGRERKLPWYHRVSILGKPAEWQAERNLKGGDAVMVEGSLDYSQWEAPEGGKRSAVKVKALRMEQLGYTPELVQDAGGGVRMQNGMNEVVVIGNVVRDPELRYTPAGDAVLGIGLAVNETWNDRQGQKQEKTHWIDMTLWRELAEAMKDLRKGDPVLVQGRLVNESWQDKDGNKRNSTKIEATRVEALSRGAGVTGSPAATPAAPRPQTTSSTARPPAAASASRGANSGNRSGGLDIDQGLDDFPPEEEDLPF; the protein is encoded by the coding sequence ATGGCCCGAGGCATGAACCATGTTTACCTGATTGGCGCACTCGCCCGTGACCCCGAACTGCGGTACACCCCAACTGGTGTGGCAGTCTTCGAAGCCACTGTCGCCGGAGAAGACCAAGTGGTCGGAGCCGATGGACGCGAGCGCAAACTCCCTTGGTATCACCGTGTCTCTATTCTCGGCAAACCCGCCGAGTGGCAGGCCGAACGCAACCTGAAAGGCGGAGACGCCGTGATGGTCGAAGGCAGCCTAGATTACAGCCAGTGGGAAGCGCCGGAAGGCGGCAAACGCAGCGCGGTGAAAGTGAAGGCACTCCGCATGGAGCAGCTCGGCTACACCCCGGAACTCGTGCAGGATGCTGGAGGCGGCGTCCGAATGCAGAACGGCATGAATGAAGTGGTTGTCATCGGGAACGTTGTACGTGACCCCGAACTGCGCTACACCCCCGCTGGAGACGCGGTACTCGGCATCGGCCTCGCCGTGAACGAGACGTGGAATGACCGGCAAGGGCAAAAGCAGGAAAAGACCCACTGGATCGACATGACGCTCTGGCGTGAACTGGCCGAAGCCATGAAAGATCTCCGCAAGGGTGATCCGGTACTGGTGCAAGGCCGACTGGTCAACGAATCGTGGCAAGACAAAGACGGCAACAAGCGCAACAGCACCAAGATAGAGGCGACGCGAGTCGAAGCCCTGTCCCGAGGCGCGGGCGTCACCGGCAGTCCCGCAGCCACCCCCGCCGCACCTCGTCCTCAGACCACGAGCAGTACGGCGCGTCCCCCAGCAGCGGCTTCGGCCAGTCGGGGAGCGAATTCGGGGAACCGTTCGGGCGGCTTGGATATTGATCAAGGTCTCGACGATTTTCCGCCGGAAGAAGAAGACCTGCCTTTTTAA